In Deltaproteobacteria bacterium, the sequence GCAGGACCGGCAGCTATGGTCGCCGGGGCGACAGCACAGTCGGCGATGGACCCGCAGGTGCAAAAGGGGGAGGCCCTGGTGCAGGCGAAGGCCTGTACGGCCTGTCACAAGATCAAGGGGGCGGGCACTACGGTCGGTCCCGACCTGACCGGGGTGACGAAACGGCTTGATATCGAAATCATCCGGAAGCGGCTCCACGATCCCCGTTCGGTGAAGCCTGATTCGATCATGCCCAACTTCGGTTTCTCCGATACCGAGGTCGAGGCGATCATTGCCTATCTCAAAACCCTATAGGAGGAGACGAGAATGAAATATCAAAGCCATAGTGTGGCCTACAACCATTTCGTGGTGGCCCTCCTGCTCTTTGCGCTTCAGGTGATCGCCGGACTTTTCATCGGGGTTCAGTATGTCTTCCCGGATTTTTTCTATCAGGTAATCGATTTCAATGTCATGCGGACGATTCATATTAATCTGCTTATCGTCTGGATCCTGATCGGTTTCATGGGGGCATCGTACTATCTTGTTGTGGAAGAGTCGGAGACCGAGGTCTGGAGCCCGGCCCTGGCGAACATCCATCTTGCGGCTTTTGTCATCGGCGGTGTGGCCGCCATCGTGGGATACCTCTTCGGCTGGACCGACGGTCGGGAGTTTCTGGAACAGCCCTTTATTATCAAGTTGGCGATCACCGCTGTGGTTCTGGCCTTTGTCCTGAATATCATCATGACGATCATCAAAGGGGGGCGATGGACTTCGATCCAGATTGTCCTTGTCATGGGACTTGTCGGCGCGGCCCTCTTCTTCCTGCCGGCCATGGGGAACGATGTGGGGCTCTTGAACAATCTTGCCGTCGACAAGTTCTTCTGGTGGTGGACGGTGCATCTCTGGGTGGAGGGGGTCTGGGAGCTGATTATGGGCGCCATGCTTTCCTTCCTGCTGTTGAAACTGACCGGGGTGGACCGGGAGGTCCTTGAAAAATGGCTCTATGTGATCGTAGGGCTTACCTTTTTCTCCGGAGTCCTCGGAACGGGACACCATTACTACTGGGAAGGATATCCTTCCTACTGGCTCTGGATCGGCGGGATCTTTTCCGCCACCGAACCTCTGGCTTTTCTCGGTATGACGATCTATGCCTTTACCATGATGGAGCGGGCGGGGCGGACCCATCCGAACCGGGTGGCGATCTATATGACCCTGGGGTGTGCCATCTTCGCTTTCATCGGTGCCGGTGTCTGGGGGGAGATCCATACCATCCCGATGATTAACCGGTATACCCATGGGACGCAGCTCACGGCCTCTCACGGGCATATTGCTTTCTTCGGCGCCTATGCCATGATCGTGATTGCGATGATGGCTTATGCCATCCCGGAGATGAAGGGGTACGAAAGTTTTAACAAACGGACGGGACTGACCGCCTTCTGGCTCATGGTCATCGGAATGTCGGATATGACCCTGGCCCTCTTCGGCGCCGGTGTGGTGCAGGCCTTTATGGAACGATACAATCATGTTCCTTACCTGGAGGTGCAGAACCAGATGTGGCTCTTTTATGCCGT encodes:
- a CDS encoding nitric-oxide reductase large subunit, which codes for MKYQSHSVAYNHFVVALLLFALQVIAGLFIGVQYVFPDFFYQVIDFNVMRTIHINLLIVWILIGFMGASYYLVVEESETEVWSPALANIHLAAFVIGGVAAIVGYLFGWTDGREFLEQPFIIKLAITAVVLAFVLNIIMTIIKGGRWTSIQIVLVMGLVGAALFFLPAMGNDVGLLNNLAVDKFFWWWTVHLWVEGVWELIMGAMLSFLLLKLTGVDREVLEKWLYVIVGLTFFSGVLGTGHHYYWEGYPSYWLWIGGIFSATEPLAFLGMTIYAFTMMERAGRTHPNRVAIYMTLGCAIFAFIGAGVWGEIHTIPMINRYTHGTQLTASHGHIAFFGAYAMIVIAMMAYAIPEMKGYESFNKRTGLTAFWLMVIGMSDMTLALFGAGVVQAFMERYNHVPYLEVQNQMWLFYAVRLAGGVVFAIGVVYLIKAFFEPGEKRTA